The following proteins are co-located in the Candidatus Deferrimicrobiaceae bacterium genome:
- a CDS encoding ammonium transporter has product MNSGDTAWILISAALVMLMTPGLAFFYGGMVRKKNILGTIMQSFIVIGLVSVEWILVGYSMSFGPDHGGIIGDLSWFGLRGVGLAPFKDYAATVPHQAFMVYQMMFAVITPALITGAIAERFKFSTYLVFTLLWVLLVYNPVAHWVWGIGGWIRNLGALDFAGGTVVHITSGVSALAAAIVVGKRKGYGTENLSPHNLPMTVLGAGILWFGWFGFNAGSALAANGLATSAFVATHVAAAAATLSWVFAEWLHRGKPTVLGAASGCVAGLVAITPASGFVEPLGALAIGLVGGVLCYSAIMLKGRFGYDDSLDVVGVHCVGGTFGALATGLFATTAVNAGGANGLFYGNPKLFLIQLAAVCVALVYAFGVSFVLLKVLDKVMGLRVTREEEIMGLDLSEHGEAGYNW; this is encoded by the coding sequence ATGAACAGTGGAGATACCGCCTGGATTCTCATTTCCGCAGCACTTGTCATGTTGATGACCCCGGGACTCGCCTTTTTCTACGGAGGGATGGTCCGGAAAAAGAACATCCTGGGAACCATCATGCAGTCGTTCATCGTCATCGGGCTGGTCAGTGTCGAATGGATCCTGGTCGGCTACAGCATGTCTTTCGGCCCGGATCATGGCGGGATCATCGGCGACCTGTCCTGGTTCGGGCTTCGCGGCGTCGGGCTGGCGCCCTTCAAGGATTATGCGGCAACGGTCCCGCACCAGGCGTTCATGGTCTACCAGATGATGTTCGCGGTCATCACGCCCGCGCTCATCACGGGCGCCATCGCAGAGCGGTTCAAGTTCTCGACCTACCTCGTCTTCACGCTTCTCTGGGTGCTGCTGGTCTACAATCCGGTGGCGCATTGGGTCTGGGGGATCGGCGGCTGGATCCGAAACTTGGGCGCGCTCGACTTCGCAGGCGGAACCGTCGTCCACATCACTTCCGGCGTGAGCGCCCTGGCTGCGGCGATCGTGGTGGGCAAGCGCAAGGGCTACGGCACCGAGAACCTTTCCCCGCACAACCTGCCGATGACGGTGCTGGGCGCGGGAATCCTCTGGTTCGGGTGGTTCGGCTTCAATGCGGGGAGCGCGCTCGCGGCGAACGGGCTGGCGACCAGCGCTTTCGTCGCGACCCATGTCGCAGCCGCAGCGGCCACGCTCTCGTGGGTGTTTGCCGAATGGCTGCACCGCGGGAAGCCGACGGTCCTCGGGGCGGCCTCCGGATGCGTGGCGGGTCTCGTGGCCATCACGCCGGCCTCGGGCTTCGTCGAACCGTTGGGCGCCCTGGCCATCGGGCTTGTCGGTGGGGTGCTCTGCTACAGCGCCATCATGCTCAAGGGGCGCTTCGGTTATGACGATTCGCTCGACGTCGTCGGAGTCCACTGCGTCGGCGGCACTTTCGGGGCGCTGGCCACGGGTCTTTTCGCAACGACGGCGGTCAACGCGGGCGGGGCCAACGGCCTGTTCTACGGAAACCCGAAGCTGTTCCTGATCCAGCTGGCCGCGGTCTGCGTCGCCCTGGTCTACGCGTTCGGCGTGAGCTTCGTGCTGCTCAAGGTTCTCGACAAGGTCATGGGGCTCCGCGTGACCCGGGAAGAGGAGATCATGGGGCTTGATCTCTCCGAGCACGGCGAGGCGGGCTACAACTGGTAG
- a CDS encoding DUF933 domain-containing protein, which yields MKVGIFGKSGVGKSTLFRSLSGGEIQGKSNGICTIKVPDERVDRMTGLFKPKKVTHVSITFEEIDPGEHELIGSESALKIRGVEVLALVVRGFVDDYNPAPPEGLDPVRDIHALLSELITADYLVAQKRIERMNKEKKHDSEWAALQVAVTALEAGKPIRDVEFSVEEARILSGFRFLSQPPLLLVLNMGEAEVGTTAYPELDAVAAAAGIPLIRLSAKIEEEIAQLTPEEQADFLKEMGIAASARDRLVKAAFDAMEYICFLTVGEDEVRAWNIRRGMTAVAAAGKIHSDLEKGFIRAEVVPYEDLLRCGSFAKAKTEGKFRLEGKDYVVRDGDIMHVRFNV from the coding sequence ATGAAAGTCGGCATCTTCGGCAAGTCGGGCGTCGGGAAAAGCACGCTGTTCCGTTCGCTTTCAGGCGGAGAGATCCAAGGCAAGTCGAACGGCATCTGCACCATCAAGGTTCCCGACGAACGCGTCGACCGGATGACCGGGCTGTTCAAGCCGAAGAAGGTCACGCACGTCTCGATCACCTTCGAGGAGATCGACCCCGGGGAGCACGAGTTGATCGGCAGCGAGTCCGCGCTCAAGATCCGGGGAGTCGAGGTGCTTGCGCTGGTCGTCCGCGGCTTTGTCGACGACTATAATCCGGCGCCCCCCGAGGGGCTCGATCCCGTGCGCGATATCCACGCACTCCTGTCCGAGCTGATCACCGCGGACTACCTTGTGGCGCAGAAGCGCATCGAGCGGATGAACAAGGAAAAGAAGCACGATTCCGAGTGGGCGGCGCTCCAGGTGGCCGTCACGGCCCTCGAGGCGGGCAAGCCGATCCGGGACGTCGAATTCAGCGTCGAAGAAGCGCGCATCCTTTCCGGCTTCCGCTTCCTGAGCCAGCCCCCGCTTCTCCTGGTTTTGAACATGGGCGAGGCGGAGGTCGGCACGACCGCCTATCCCGAGCTCGACGCGGTGGCCGCCGCTGCAGGCATCCCGCTGATTCGGCTCTCTGCCAAGATCGAAGAAGAGATCGCACAGCTGACGCCCGAAGAGCAGGCCGACTTCCTCAAGGAGATGGGCATCGCGGCCAGCGCGCGCGACCGGCTCGTCAAGGCAGCGTTCGACGCGATGGAATACATCTGTTTCCTGACGGTGGGGGAAGACGAGGTGCGGGCCTGGAACATCCGACGCGGGATGACCGCGGTGGCAGCGGCGGGAAAGATCCATTCCGATCTCGAGAAGGGGTTCATCCGGGCCGAGGTCGTGCCCTATGAAGATCTTCTCCGCTGCGGATCCTTCGCGAAGGCGAAGACCGAGGGAAAGTTTCGGCTCGAGGGGAAGGATTATGTCGTCCGGGACGGCGATATCATGCACGTCCGCTTCAATGTCTAG
- a CDS encoding prepilin-type N-terminal cleavage/methylation domain-containing protein — MRAPREDRRSGFTLIEVMITIVIMFVVMDAVMLFFLNVIGEFRRQSKIAETGVETVIGLEVLRKDIESAGYGLPWSFLPGYTEGAAVLADASDDGNPPRAIINLVGAGLYGSDILVIKSVSVGTDAACGRWTTLQAGDIKRTWGDNALSFAGTDEVLVLGTGADPTVQRRYIGMTTYAGTSDAAFQPASPAVNLIHGLTDGAVPRMPFNRAEYFIDNTNVPALCAPGTGVLVKSVIVNSTGPGGGTRGPLLPLLDCVRDFRVAFGINMLGNAPEVDNVAGAADNAAALIRTRLRDVRVSILAHEGARDDRYKHPESSIFVGDNTFAPVGAPKDMSGLLNYRWKVHTLLIRPSSLR; from the coding sequence ATGAGGGCGCCGCGCGAGGATCGCAGGTCGGGGTTCACGCTGATCGAGGTCATGATCACCATCGTCATCATGTTTGTCGTCATGGACGCCGTGATGCTGTTCTTTCTCAACGTCATCGGAGAATTCCGGCGCCAGAGCAAGATCGCGGAGACCGGCGTTGAGACCGTCATCGGCCTCGAAGTTCTCCGGAAAGATATCGAGAGCGCCGGCTACGGCCTCCCGTGGTCCTTCCTGCCGGGCTATACCGAGGGCGCGGCGGTGTTGGCGGACGCCAGCGACGACGGCAATCCGCCCCGGGCCATCATCAATCTCGTGGGGGCGGGGCTCTACGGGTCCGACATCCTCGTGATCAAGTCTGTTTCCGTCGGAACGGACGCGGCCTGCGGCAGGTGGACCACCCTCCAGGCCGGGGACATCAAGCGGACCTGGGGTGACAACGCCCTGAGCTTTGCCGGCACCGACGAGGTGCTTGTCCTCGGAACGGGAGCCGACCCGACGGTTCAGCGCCGGTATATCGGCATGACGACCTATGCCGGCACGAGCGACGCCGCCTTCCAGCCTGCGTCGCCGGCCGTCAACCTGATCCACGGGTTGACCGACGGCGCGGTGCCACGCATGCCCTTCAATCGGGCTGAATATTTCATCGATAATACGAACGTCCCGGCGCTCTGCGCCCCGGGGACGGGCGTTCTCGTCAAGTCGGTCATCGTCAACAGCACGGGTCCGGGAGGTGGCACCCGCGGTCCATTGCTGCCGCTGCTCGATTGCGTCCGGGATTTCCGGGTCGCTTTCGGCATCAACATGCTCGGAAACGCGCCCGAAGTCGATAACGTCGCCGGGGCGGCCGACAACGCCGCGGCCCTGATCCGGACGCGACTGCGCGATGTCCGGGTCAGCATCCTGGCCCATGAAGGGGCGCGCGACGACCGATATAAACATCCCGAGTCCAGCATTTTCGTTGGCGACAACACATTTGCCCCGGTGGGGGCTCCAAAAGACATGTCGGGCCTCCTGAACTATCGATGGAAGGTGCACACCCTCCTCATTCGCCCGTCGAGTTTGAGGTGA
- a CDS encoding PAS domain S-box protein — MSDIEEQSRPLPEIEMLKARIDALEARKTVLVRYLRDKTDDLLKIMHCSVGNADTIDDETLLSLDPIGTITDSFSQVVENLHGVNDRLWAEIDERSRIEAALRENEARLQDFFDSALDYIQIIDSEGRFITVNRAWREAMGYSEEELAGMTMFDIIAPDSLDHCRRCFERILGNSDVGRVEFALLAKGGRRIVVEGYVTARTEEGNVIAARSIFRDITERKALEQNLLNAEKLETIGVLAGGIAHDFNNLLTAILGNISLALERLPEGGDVRDRLVEAEGASLRARDLTLQLLTFSKGGAPIRRTTSIADVIRDSAGFALRGSNVRCEYALPEDLYPVDIDAGQFNQVIHNLVSNADQAMPAGGMIHIRAENVDLSRGHGLPMAPGRCVRISIEDQGVGIPADRLKHIFDPFFSTREDGSGLGLAVSYSVVKQHEGALTVESEPGRGTTFRIHLPATFDGSPRSPVVDVPSQPIPSRPRRVLIMDDEESVRKVAVEVLSTIGYETLGVADGAAAIEAYDRARQEGAAFDAVIMDLTIPGGIGGKEAVRKVLDLDPHARVIVSSGYSNDPVMADYRAFGFCGVIAKPYRIRELRELLARIISGGASRP; from the coding sequence ATGTCCGATATCGAAGAACAGAGCCGGCCGTTGCCCGAAATCGAGATGCTGAAGGCCCGGATCGACGCGCTCGAGGCCCGGAAAACCGTCCTGGTCCGCTATCTCCGCGACAAGACCGACGACCTCCTGAAGATCATGCATTGCTCCGTAGGCAACGCGGATACGATCGACGACGAGACGCTGCTTTCGCTCGATCCGATCGGGACGATCACCGATTCCTTCTCGCAGGTCGTCGAAAACCTCCACGGGGTGAACGACCGGCTCTGGGCCGAGATCGACGAACGGTCCCGGATCGAGGCGGCCTTGCGGGAAAACGAGGCCCGGCTCCAGGATTTCTTCGACAGCGCGCTCGACTACATCCAGATCATCGATTCCGAGGGCCGGTTCATCACAGTCAACCGCGCCTGGCGCGAGGCGATGGGCTATTCCGAGGAGGAGCTCGCCGGGATGACGATGTTCGACATCATCGCTCCCGACAGCCTCGACCACTGCCGGCGCTGCTTCGAGCGAATCCTCGGCAACAGCGATGTCGGCCGGGTCGAATTCGCGCTGTTGGCGAAGGGCGGGCGGCGAATCGTCGTCGAGGGATACGTGACGGCTCGGACCGAGGAAGGGAACGTGATCGCGGCGCGCAGCATCTTCCGCGACATCACCGAGCGGAAGGCGCTCGAGCAGAACCTGCTCAATGCCGAAAAACTCGAGACGATCGGCGTGCTCGCTGGCGGCATAGCCCACGATTTCAACAACCTGCTGACCGCCATCCTCGGCAATATATCGCTCGCACTCGAACGGCTTCCGGAGGGCGGCGACGTCCGCGACCGGTTGGTCGAGGCCGAGGGGGCGTCCCTGCGCGCCCGCGATCTGACGTTGCAGCTCCTGACGTTTTCGAAGGGCGGAGCGCCGATCCGTCGCACCACCTCGATCGCCGACGTCATCCGCGATTCGGCCGGGTTCGCGCTGCGCGGGTCCAACGTCCGATGCGAATACGCACTCCCGGAAGACCTTTACCCGGTCGATATCGACGCGGGACAATTCAACCAGGTCATCCACAACCTCGTCAGCAATGCTGACCAGGCGATGCCGGCGGGGGGGATGATCCATATCCGTGCCGAAAATGTCGATCTCTCGAGGGGGCATGGCCTGCCGATGGCGCCGGGCCGCTGCGTCCGGATCTCGATCGAGGACCAGGGCGTCGGCATCCCGGCCGATCGGCTCAAGCATATTTTCGATCCGTTTTTCAGCACCCGGGAAGACGGCAGCGGCCTTGGGCTCGCGGTCAGCTATTCCGTCGTCAAGCAGCACGAGGGAGCGCTCACGGTCGAATCGGAGCCGGGTCGGGGGACCACCTTCCGGATCCATCTTCCGGCAACATTCGACGGATCTCCCCGCTCGCCGGTCGTCGACGTCCCTTCGCAGCCGATCCCCTCCCGCCCCCGGCGGGTCCTCATCATGGACGACGAGGAGAGCGTGCGCAAGGTTGCGGTGGAAGTGCTTAGCACCATCGGATACGAGACGTTGGGCGTCGCGGACGGTGCCGCCGCGATCGAGGCCTACGACCGCGCACGTCAGGAAGGTGCGGCCTTCGATGCGGTCATCATGGACCTGACGATTCCCGGCGGGATCGGGGGGAAGGAGGCCGTACGGAAGGTGCTCGACCTCGATCCCCACGCGCGCGTCATCGTCTCGAGCGGCTATAGTAACGACCCCGTGATGGCCGACTATCGCGCCTTCGGTTTCTGCGGCGTCATCGCCAAGCCATATCGGATCCGGGAACTTCGCGAGCTTTTGGCTCGTATCATTTCCGGCGGGGCTTCGCGCCCTTGA
- a CDS encoding sulfurtransferase TusA family protein — protein MTDVAPSGQVVTLDLRGQVCPASLLLALRKVNELKGPLGAGTVGLDVLTDNRDSVGTISDATFNMGFQVSSEKRDGHYVLAIRSGR, from the coding sequence ATGACGGATGTTGCGCCGTCCGGACAGGTCGTCACGCTCGACCTCCGCGGGCAGGTCTGTCCCGCGTCGCTGCTTCTGGCCTTGCGCAAGGTCAATGAACTCAAGGGCCCTCTCGGCGCGGGAACGGTCGGCCTCGATGTCCTGACCGACAACCGCGACTCGGTCGGGACGATCTCCGACGCGACCTTCAACATGGGATTCCAGGTTTCCTCCGAAAAACGGGACGGCCACTACGTCCTGGCCATCCGAAGCGGTCGCTGA
- a CDS encoding PAS domain-containing protein, with product MIRDWLQGTALRARESSIREGHRRIEAAEGSSETALASALCEALCAPGAYRSALWVERGAAGALRIAGAAGEGLDVLPDWIAQEAGPGKIGAAEAVVCAGTGGKVAAVPVAGAGEPGRALIVSIAGKASFDHDELADLASLASRTGHALTALRVADRFKALKAGYETQADALADERYFSRQILDLVPVPVIQLGSEGEIRRVNRRFEEVTGLKAADLLNRRMADLLLPEAHRSDFRRLVVELFLGRRPEDAVFPLHAKAGVPVRIAWDFALLRDDATGRVTSILAAGQVDKCV from the coding sequence TTGATCCGCGACTGGTTGCAAGGAACCGCCCTTCGGGCGCGCGAATCCTCGATCCGGGAAGGGCATCGACGGATCGAGGCTGCCGAAGGCAGCAGCGAGACGGCGCTGGCGTCCGCCCTCTGCGAAGCGCTTTGCGCGCCCGGGGCGTACCGCTCGGCGCTCTGGGTCGAACGCGGCGCTGCCGGCGCCCTCCGAATCGCCGGGGCGGCGGGGGAGGGGCTCGACGTGCTTCCGGATTGGATCGCCCAGGAAGCGGGACCCGGAAAAATTGGGGCTGCCGAGGCGGTCGTCTGCGCAGGAACCGGCGGGAAGGTCGCAGCGGTTCCGGTGGCGGGCGCGGGCGAGCCGGGAAGGGCGTTGATCGTGTCGATCGCCGGCAAGGCGTCTTTCGATCACGACGAACTGGCCGATCTGGCTTCGCTCGCCTCCCGGACCGGCCATGCCTTGACCGCCCTCCGCGTCGCAGATCGGTTCAAGGCGCTGAAGGCCGGATATGAAACACAGGCAGACGCGCTCGCGGACGAGCGCTATTTTTCCCGTCAGATCCTGGATCTGGTGCCGGTGCCGGTGATCCAGCTGGGCAGCGAAGGGGAGATCCGGCGCGTCAACCGCCGCTTCGAGGAGGTGACCGGCCTGAAGGCGGCTGACCTGCTCAATCGGAGGATGGCCGACCTGCTCCTGCCGGAGGCGCACCGCTCCGATTTCAGGCGCCTTGTCGTCGAACTTTTCCTGGGCCGACGCCCGGAGGACGCCGTGTTCCCCCTCCATGCGAAGGCCGGCGTTCCGGTCCGGATCGCCTGGGATTTTGCCCTGCTGCGGGATGACGCCACCGGGCGCGTCACCTCCATCCTGGCCGCAGGCCAGGTCGACAAATGTGTGTGA
- a CDS encoding PIG-L deacetylase family protein: protein MERRLLLLLAHPDDETFGPGGTIARYAREGVSIRLATATRGEAGQLGDPPLTDRAGLGALRERELHAAAAVLGIDAVEIFGFGDGKLASTPFESIVARATAAIRRFRPHVVIGFGPDGVSGHPDHTVMCNVAAAAFEAAADSGRFPELAASGIPAWKALKLYRFEVAQAVFDAWGVPLRGVPADTLTTFIDTSAVIDVKTEAFYCHRTQAKDYTRILSRAGYRDFAREESYVLAASRIPAAGLPERDLFAGIPAEDGENRQEDPR from the coding sequence ATGGAACGAAGGCTCCTGCTGCTGTTGGCGCATCCCGACGACGAGACGTTCGGCCCGGGGGGGACCATCGCGCGCTACGCCCGCGAAGGCGTGTCCATCCGGCTGGCGACCGCGACACGGGGAGAGGCGGGCCAGCTCGGCGACCCGCCCCTGACCGACCGGGCAGGGCTGGGCGCCTTGCGGGAGCGCGAGCTGCACGCCGCGGCCGCGGTACTCGGGATCGACGCGGTCGAGATCTTCGGCTTCGGCGACGGGAAGCTGGCTTCTACCCCTTTCGAGTCGATCGTCGCTCGGGCGACCGCCGCCATCCGCCGCTTCCGTCCCCACGTCGTGATCGGTTTCGGCCCCGACGGCGTGTCGGGACACCCGGACCACACCGTCATGTGCAACGTCGCCGCCGCGGCTTTCGAGGCCGCAGCCGACAGCGGCCGCTTCCCTGAACTCGCCGCTTCGGGAATCCCGGCATGGAAGGCGCTGAAGCTTTACCGCTTCGAAGTGGCGCAGGCGGTCTTCGACGCTTGGGGTGTTCCTCTCCGGGGAGTGCCGGCCGATACGCTGACCACCTTCATCGACACCTCCGCTGTCATCGACGTGAAGACCGAGGCGTTTTATTGCCATCGGACCCAGGCGAAAGACTACACGCGCATTCTTTCCCGTGCGGGATACCGCGATTTCGCGCGGGAAGAGAGCTACGTCCTGGCGGCTTCGCGCATCCCCGCCGCCGGCCTTCCCGAGCGGGACCTGTTCGCCGGAATCCCGGCCGAAGACGGGGAGAATCGCCAGGAGGATCCACGATGA
- a CDS encoding prepilin-type N-terminal cleavage/methylation domain-containing protein, with protein MTRPILASNSNGGFTLIEVMVSLAIISIVVIALADTSIVSLDYNMNNLVREDAVLIADNVMDTARNTTFVNLASTATPLHIYRNIRGKAVDYSVTRAITPLDGNNTQVAVEVTWAARRFSGGRWVPTQKRHKITTVISAGTGSR; from the coding sequence ATGACGCGACCAATACTTGCATCGAACAGTAACGGCGGGTTCACGCTGATCGAAGTGATGGTGTCGCTGGCCATCATTTCGATCGTCGTCATCGCGCTGGCCGATACGTCGATCGTCTCGCTCGACTACAACATGAACAACCTGGTGCGCGAGGACGCGGTCCTGATAGCCGACAACGTCATGGACACAGCGCGAAACACGACATTCGTCAACCTCGCGAGCACGGCGACGCCGCTCCACATCTACCGGAACATTCGGGGGAAGGCGGTGGACTATTCGGTGACGCGGGCGATCACCCCGCTCGACGGAAACAACACGCAGGTGGCCGTAGAGGTCACATGGGCTGCACGCAGGTTCAGCGGCGGACGCTGGGTGCCGACGCAGAAGCGGCACAAGATCACGACGGTCATCAGCGCGGGGACCGGGTCCCGATGA
- a CDS encoding YeeE/YedE family protein encodes MDLSASQIILTGLLVGAAAGFLMHRADFCFAGAFRDVFLFRRTFMLRALVLLVVVSMVLFDLARRLQLLPFYPFPLLGGASVATLIGGVMFGIGMVVAGGCVVGTLYRSGAGNVPAMMAVGGLVLGSALYAEFHPAWSAFARTGAYFAARPTLPILLGVDPTWLVAIVFLPASFVIYRWARAGKLFRRTPVEGYVQPWIVAIALALLGLVSYLVAGMPMGITTSYAKVAAWLESWLAPSHYAGVAYFKETPLDVSFPAGLRICGGPGAGFDGIAWIQFPLIVGILAGSFLSAVSLREFRISFRVPVGQLAAGLAGGILMGLASRMAPGCNVWHVMGGLPIFSLSSILFVAGLFPGAWAGSKIVNQIV; translated from the coding sequence ATGGATCTATCGGCGTCGCAGATCATCCTGACCGGGTTGCTGGTCGGAGCGGCTGCAGGCTTCCTGATGCACAGGGCCGATTTCTGCTTCGCCGGCGCCTTTCGCGATGTTTTCCTGTTTCGACGGACCTTCATGCTGCGCGCGTTGGTGCTGCTCGTGGTCGTCTCGATGGTCCTCTTCGACCTCGCGCGGCGCCTGCAGCTGCTGCCGTTCTATCCCTTTCCGTTGCTGGGGGGTGCGTCCGTCGCCACCCTCATCGGAGGGGTGATGTTCGGCATCGGTATGGTGGTCGCCGGCGGCTGCGTCGTCGGAACGCTCTATCGATCGGGGGCTGGGAATGTTCCGGCGATGATGGCCGTGGGGGGGCTCGTCCTCGGCAGCGCCCTCTATGCCGAGTTCCATCCGGCCTGGTCTGCGTTCGCGAGGACGGGGGCATATTTCGCCGCACGCCCGACGCTGCCGATCCTGCTCGGTGTCGATCCGACCTGGCTCGTCGCGATCGTCTTCCTTCCGGCGTCATTCGTGATCTACCGGTGGGCCCGGGCGGGAAAGCTCTTCCGGCGGACGCCCGTCGAGGGTTACGTCCAGCCCTGGATCGTCGCGATCGCCCTCGCGCTACTCGGGCTCGTCTCGTACCTGGTCGCCGGGATGCCCATGGGCATCACCACGTCCTACGCAAAGGTGGCGGCGTGGCTCGAGTCCTGGCTCGCCCCGAGCCACTACGCCGGGGTCGCCTATTTCAAGGAAACTCCGCTGGACGTCTCCTTCCCCGCGGGGTTGCGGATTTGCGGGGGGCCGGGCGCAGGGTTTGACGGCATCGCCTGGATCCAGTTTCCGCTGATCGTCGGCATTCTGGCCGGAAGTTTCCTTTCGGCCGTTTCGTTGCGCGAGTTCCGGATCAGTTTTCGCGTCCCCGTTGGCCAACTGGCCGCCGGTCTTGCCGGCGGGATCCTGATGGGGCTTGCCTCGCGCATGGCGCCCGGCTGCAACGTATGGCACGTGATGGGCGGACTGCCGATCTTTTCCCTGTCGAGCATTCTTTTCGTGGCCGGGCTTTTCCCAGGCGCCTGGGCAGGCAGCAAGATCGTCAACCAAATCGTATGA
- a CDS encoding Ig-like domain-containing protein → MKNTFVISTLLMLATACSGPAKSPTIGGTPPSASNPAGHPAGEGVTWDNINANPKAAMQQDQDAPQGGPSLLKGNSPPQIKTANFVAGAGSGESIGVAASAVDADGDPVTLEYAWTLNGAPAGNGIRLGKVVRRGDFVTVTITPFDGKDRGRSVTLRSQVNNSPPSIAGIVDVRHEGNLYTGRVQAVDPDGDPIRFALVSGPDGMSIDPVEGTLRWTMPADFKGKAVFMVSARDRSGGQSTYAGTINVTETFE, encoded by the coding sequence ATGAAAAACACATTCGTCATATCGACCCTTCTCATGCTCGCGACCGCCTGTTCGGGGCCGGCCAAATCCCCCACGATCGGGGGGACACCGCCGTCTGCCTCGAATCCCGCCGGGCATCCGGCCGGCGAGGGGGTCACCTGGGACAACATCAATGCCAATCCGAAGGCGGCCATGCAGCAGGATCAGGATGCCCCGCAAGGCGGCCCTTCGCTTCTAAAGGGCAATTCCCCCCCGCAGATCAAGACCGCCAACTTCGTCGCCGGCGCCGGGTCGGGAGAGTCCATCGGCGTCGCCGCGTCCGCGGTCGACGCCGACGGCGATCCGGTCACGCTCGAATACGCCTGGACCCTCAACGGTGCACCCGCCGGGAACGGCATCCGGCTCGGCAAGGTCGTTCGGCGCGGCGATTTCGTGACCGTCACCATTACCCCATTCGACGGGAAAGACCGGGGGCGCTCGGTCACGCTTCGTTCCCAGGTCAACAACTCGCCCCCTTCGATCGCCGGAATCGTCGATGTGCGCCATGAAGGAAACCTCTACACCGGCCGCGTGCAGGCCGTCGATCCCGACGGCGATCCCATCCGGTTCGCCCTCGTCTCAGGTCCGGACGGCATGTCGATCGACCCCGTCGAGGGAACCCTCCGTTGGACCATGCCTGCGGATTTCAAGGGCAAGGCCGTCTTCATGGTTTCCGCACGCGACCGGAGCGGGGGGCAGTCCACCTACGCGGGCACGATCAACGTGACCGAGACCTTCGAGTAA
- a CDS encoding ammonium transporter: protein MQSGDTAWLLVSAALVMIMTPGLALFYGGMVRQKNILTTLMQSFIVIGLISIEWMLVGYSFAFGPDLGGIIGDLSWFGLAGVGFEASHYAPKVPHQAFMIYQMMFAVITPALISGAFAERFKFSTYLVFTLLWALLVYNPVAHWVWGGGWLSSGPLKLFDFAGGSVVHITAGVSALAAAIVVGKRKGYGTDNLMPHNLPMTVLGAGILWFGWFGFNAGSALAADNLATSAFVATHMSAAAGTMSWVLVEWWHRGKPTVLGAASGCIAGLGTITPASGFVNPVGALIIGLIAGALCYWAVMLKGRFGYDDSLDVVGVHGVGGIFGTIAVGLFATTTVNATGANGLFFGNARLVATQALGAVIVAAYAFAVTYLLMKGLDRAMGLRVSRENEIMGLDLDQHGESGYNW, encoded by the coding sequence ATGCAATCCGGCGATACCGCGTGGCTGCTCGTTTCAGCCGCGCTCGTCATGATCATGACCCCGGGACTGGCGCTGTTCTACGGCGGCATGGTCCGGCAGAAGAACATCTTGACGACCCTCATGCAATCCTTCATCGTCATCGGCCTCATCAGCATCGAGTGGATGCTCGTCGGCTACAGCTTCGCCTTCGGCCCCGACCTTGGCGGCATCATCGGCGACTTGTCCTGGTTCGGCCTGGCGGGTGTCGGGTTCGAGGCGTCGCACTACGCGCCCAAGGTGCCGCACCAGGCGTTCATGATCTACCAGATGATGTTCGCGGTCATCACGCCCGCCCTCATCTCGGGCGCCTTTGCCGAGCGGTTCAAGTTCTCGACATACCTCGTCTTCACTCTGCTATGGGCGCTGCTCGTCTACAACCCGGTGGCGCACTGGGTGTGGGGCGGGGGGTGGCTCAGCAGCGGCCCGCTCAAGCTGTTCGATTTTGCGGGGGGTTCCGTGGTCCACATCACGGCGGGTGTCAGCGCGTTGGCGGCGGCGATCGTCGTCGGCAAGCGCAAGGGATACGGGACGGACAACCTGATGCCGCACAATCTTCCGATGACGGTGCTCGGCGCGGGCATCCTGTGGTTCGGCTGGTTCGGGTTCAATGCCGGCAGCGCCCTGGCCGCAGACAACCTGGCCACCAGCGCCTTCGTCGCGACCCATATGTCGGCTGCCGCGGGCACGATGTCCTGGGTTCTGGTCGAATGGTGGCATCGCGGAAAGCCGACCGTTCTCGGCGCCGCCTCCGGGTGCATCGCGGGGTTGGGCACCATCACGCCGGCGTCGGGGTTCGTGAATCCGGTCGGGGCCCTGATCATCGGACTGATCGCGGGCGCCCTCTGCTACTGGGCCGTCATGCTGAAGGGCCGCTTCGGCTACGACGACTCGCTCGATGTCGTCGGCGTCCACGGGGTCGGAGGGATTTTCGGGACGATCGCGGTCGGGCTCTTCGCCACGACCACGGTCAACGCGACCGGCGCCAACGGCCTGTTCTTCGGGAACGCGCGGCTCGTCGCCACCCAGGCGCTGGGGGCGGTTATCGTGGCCGCCTACGCGTTTGCCGTGACGTACCTGTTGATGAAGGGGCTGGACAGGGCGATGGGGCTGCGTGTCTCGCGCGAGAACGAAATCATGGGGCTCGATCTCGACCAGCACGGCGAGTCCGGGTACAACTGGTAG